The following are encoded together in the Kribbella sp. CA-293567 genome:
- a CDS encoding glycosyltransferase family 2 protein: MPDPELSVVVPMYDEEEVLPIFFERMRPLLDGLGISYEVLVVDDGSRDATAPMLLAAAVEWRQLRVVRLLRNSGHQAAQSAGFRRARGRYLVTIDADLQDPPEVIAELLATARDQDVDVVYGVRSDRSSDSWPKRTTARLYYRLMCRLVGKDVPFDAADFRLVSRRVVEAVNALPEDGRVFRLVIPWLGFPSAEVAYVRAERAAGVTKYNWSKMFRLAFDSVTAFSAAPLRLATWFGLLGGLLSGLFAVSALVIKLSGNTVPGWTSTVLAVSVIGAIQLLCLGLLGEYVARLFQSSQGRPQFLIGYDSLDDAGRDARDEVPTR, translated from the coding sequence ATGCCGGATCCCGAACTCTCCGTCGTCGTGCCGATGTACGACGAAGAAGAGGTACTGCCGATCTTCTTCGAGCGGATGCGCCCCCTGCTGGACGGTCTCGGCATCAGCTACGAGGTGCTGGTCGTCGACGACGGCAGCCGGGACGCGACCGCCCCGATGCTGCTCGCGGCCGCCGTCGAGTGGCGTCAGCTCCGCGTCGTCCGGCTGCTTCGCAACTCCGGTCACCAGGCCGCGCAGTCGGCCGGCTTCCGGCGCGCCCGCGGCAGGTACCTGGTCACCATCGACGCCGACCTGCAGGATCCGCCCGAGGTGATCGCCGAGTTGCTGGCCACCGCGCGGGACCAGGACGTCGACGTCGTGTACGGCGTCCGCTCCGACCGCTCCAGCGACTCCTGGCCGAAGCGCACCACCGCCCGGCTGTACTACCGCCTGATGTGCCGCCTGGTCGGCAAGGACGTTCCGTTCGACGCCGCTGACTTCCGGCTGGTTTCGCGCCGGGTCGTGGAAGCGGTCAATGCACTGCCCGAGGACGGCCGAGTCTTCCGGCTAGTGATCCCGTGGCTGGGCTTTCCCAGCGCGGAGGTCGCCTACGTTCGCGCGGAGCGGGCGGCCGGCGTGACGAAGTACAACTGGTCGAAGATGTTCCGGCTGGCCTTCGACAGCGTGACCGCCTTCTCGGCGGCGCCGCTGAGGCTGGCCACCTGGTTCGGTCTGCTCGGCGGGCTGTTGTCCGGCCTGTTCGCCGTCAGCGCGCTGGTGATCAAGCTGTCCGGCAACACCGTCCCCGGCTGGACCTCGACAGTGCTCGCCGTCAGCGTGATCGGCGCGATCCAGTTGCTGTGCCTCGGTCTGCTGGGGGAGTACGTCGCCCGCTTGTTCCAGTCGAGTCAGGGGCGCCCGCAGTTCCTGATCGGCTACGACAGTCTCGACGACGCCGGGCGTGATGCCCGCGACGAGGTCCCCACTAGATGA
- a CDS encoding GNAT family N-acetyltransferase yields MKYLVIGPDDVTDPGLRADLLDAWIAATDAGGSVGFTAPAPVHLVAETLDLALDRVAAGKDLLGVLHNGERYVGMGLLVDQETALCLHWRTVLRVMVHPKYQGDGAGRILMEGLRQSAEELGLEQLQLTVRDGNSLEKFYGKLGYRVVGSHPRAVRVAPDDYRDEIMLVRDL; encoded by the coding sequence GTGAAGTACCTGGTGATCGGTCCGGACGACGTCACGGACCCGGGACTGCGAGCCGATCTGCTGGACGCCTGGATCGCCGCGACGGACGCCGGCGGCAGCGTCGGCTTCACCGCCCCGGCTCCCGTGCACCTGGTCGCGGAGACTCTCGACCTCGCGCTCGACCGGGTTGCCGCGGGCAAGGACCTGCTCGGCGTCCTGCACAACGGCGAGCGGTACGTCGGCATGGGTCTGCTGGTCGACCAGGAGACCGCGCTCTGCCTGCACTGGCGCACCGTGCTGCGAGTGATGGTGCATCCGAAGTACCAGGGTGACGGCGCCGGCCGGATCCTGATGGAGGGACTGCGGCAGTCCGCGGAGGAACTCGGGCTGGAGCAGTTGCAGCTCACCGTCCGCGACGGGAACAGCCTGGAGAAGTTCTACGGCAAGCTCGGCTACCGGGTCGTCGGCAGCCACCCCCGCGCGGTCCGGGTCGCGCCGGACGACTACCGCGACGAGATCATGCTGGTGAGAGACCTGTAG
- a CDS encoding Ig-like domain-containing protein: MTRSGHRLPVVLSAASLGVALLATTVTGPAIAYQVPSAPFAQGNTATATMPGSGLTQTITVTGQTELLDATTAGVRGSTGQTYDPAIARTTPAQDLLVNTGSCAAIGTCGHRGTLTITFSQPVRNPILHLAGIGGAVTQTTNDRVSAQSELHAVLSLTTAGLSLTKVGKGNNLAVGSDSIRPLNPDAGPNCVNTDTGQGPDSVATAACGSVRVNGVAKSISFDLTAVFTKNPKLPAFNTASSADAFSVVASASEDFGDAPASYGAAWSVLGDLRLGGDATEDNRTVANGTTGPATQDQADDGVVFKPLVTVAKSYSAAVALSGASKAGHVCGWIDLDKNGKFDTGERACATFAAGRSAVTLTWPTLPKLTAGTTYARVRAGYSTAQVIGAADTGEVEDHPVVIAPPPPPIALDDAAATPYDTGVTTDVLGNDKPGDPASPLTPGTLCLVSGDKCGVMVNVVAEGKYVAKPDGRISFEPVPGFVGPGKPVTYRIADTNGTTATAKLTVTVALPAKPVAVADQATTLQNVSLALTPLANDVPAPGVTLVPGSLVLRDPADAAFRTAAEAFTKKVIVPDEGTYVVKPDGTVDFLPLPQFTGVATTLGYRVTDSTRQVAESTLAVTVTPVTPKAAGDSVSTPFDTPVEVAVLDNDLPGTAEAPLDPLTLKLVDPAGGKLVDQVTVPRQGTYTVAEGKVRFGPQHGFRGVTTPLVYQVLDKNGTAARAQLTVSVDAPGPPVANPDRTTLLQGGSVFVQVLDNDKPGPTGATLVPGSLRLLAPDPAAISAASVPPVGQTPAAMPASRVSAEPVTTVVVAGQGKYTAKPDGRVLFESVPAFSGRTTPITYLVADGNGAIGRATLTLEVTKVQPDATDDTAGTAYDRIVIVDVLANDKAGDPAVPLVPSSLKLIDPLTDRPQLTVVVDGEGTFKVVADSKVQFDPLPTYTGVATALAYTVSDVNGTLAPAKLTVTVAKPPPPAAKPDTATTKQDDPVTLDPLVNDEPGQGTGLDPLSVVLIDPADGSLKKVVTIAGQGTYHVNPDGTVGFDPLPAFTGTATTVTYRVSDWFDQATRSTITVGVTPIVPTAEDDTATSPYGATATVKVLGNDKPGDLSAPLVVGSLVLKDPADGLFKTVVTIKDEGVYTARAGVVAFVPAAGFSGPGTALTYQVADDNGTTATAEVWITVGLPPVARADNGSTLQNVTVTVDVLSNDQPGTGAKLDPASVVIGLPDVPAAEGIGRAARFGKTATVPGQGKYTVQKNGSIQLDPVPAFSGRGRLIQYQVTDSQGNTASSTLGIAVTGVQPFTVDDSAITPFNRPITLNVLTNDKPGDPSAPLVPTSLLLQDPADATKYQQTVTQPGEGTYTAKPDGSVTFVPVKDYQGMTTPATYRISDANGTPADGLLFLTVGKGPEAKPDTSTTRQNVNALVEPLANDRPGTDAELEKTSVELYDGKAWGKTATVAGQGTYKVDAVTGKLTFDPVPTFSGPSSIAYRVTDTANNKATSTVTVTVTAIVPDAADDAATTAFDTPATVPVLANDKPGDASSPLDAASVRLIDFATGDPVASLLVAGQGTYTVQPDGAIRLQPWGGWTGPATPVTYQVSDTNGSAGTATLVVTVGAKPVALPDVTETKQQVAVTFDPLTNDKPGAGATLDPATLLLVNASGDLVDRVSVQGQGSYAVANGKITFTPVTAFVGSTRPTAYEVKDSNRNPARSTVSVTVLPVRPVAVNDSASTPYGQGVVVAVLGNDKAGDPSAPLVTESVVLRDPADGKDKTSVTVAEEGSFVARPDGTVGYTPVKGFTGTTRSITYRVTDANGTSDTARLEITVGAPSGAKAIPDSGTGSLGNPVVVNPLLNDVATRGAAWDPGSVCLVTGPATCGKQVTVPNVGGWTVGTDGSVRFVPERGFTGTAKQPYRVTDTEGVTVDSQVRVTVGAQPAAQTSVRRAAGGLPDTGGPSVLLLTLAGLLVGLGVTLMRIARRGRQ, from the coding sequence ATGACGAGGTCCGGCCATCGGCTGCCCGTGGTTCTCTCCGCGGCCTCACTCGGCGTCGCGCTGCTGGCCACCACCGTGACCGGTCCGGCGATTGCCTACCAGGTGCCCTCGGCCCCCTTTGCCCAAGGCAACACGGCGACCGCGACGATGCCCGGTTCCGGTCTCACCCAGACCATCACCGTCACCGGTCAGACGGAGTTGCTGGACGCAACCACCGCCGGCGTCCGGGGCAGTACCGGCCAGACCTACGACCCGGCGATCGCGCGCACCACCCCGGCCCAGGATCTGCTTGTCAACACCGGCAGCTGTGCCGCGATCGGCACCTGCGGCCACCGCGGCACCCTGACGATCACCTTCTCTCAGCCGGTCCGCAACCCGATCCTGCATCTGGCCGGCATCGGCGGCGCGGTCACACAGACCACGAACGACCGGGTCAGTGCCCAGTCCGAACTGCACGCGGTGCTCAGCCTCACCACCGCCGGTCTCAGCCTGACGAAGGTTGGGAAGGGCAACAACCTGGCCGTCGGCTCCGACTCGATCCGCCCGCTGAACCCGGACGCCGGCCCGAACTGCGTCAACACCGACACCGGCCAGGGGCCCGACTCCGTGGCCACCGCGGCCTGCGGATCGGTCAGGGTCAACGGTGTCGCCAAGTCGATCAGCTTCGACCTCACTGCCGTCTTCACCAAGAACCCGAAGCTGCCGGCGTTCAACACCGCCTCCTCCGCCGACGCGTTCTCCGTCGTCGCCTCCGCGAGCGAGGACTTCGGCGACGCGCCCGCTTCGTACGGCGCGGCCTGGTCGGTGCTCGGCGATCTCCGGCTGGGCGGCGACGCGACCGAGGACAACCGGACCGTCGCGAACGGCACCACCGGCCCGGCGACTCAGGACCAGGCCGACGACGGGGTCGTCTTCAAGCCGCTGGTCACCGTGGCGAAGAGCTACTCTGCCGCCGTCGCGCTCAGCGGAGCGAGCAAGGCCGGACACGTCTGCGGCTGGATCGATCTGGACAAGAACGGCAAGTTCGACACCGGTGAGCGTGCCTGTGCCACCTTCGCCGCGGGCCGGAGTGCCGTGACGCTGACCTGGCCGACCCTGCCGAAGCTCACCGCCGGTACGACGTACGCGCGCGTGCGGGCCGGCTATTCGACGGCTCAGGTGATCGGTGCCGCGGACACCGGAGAGGTCGAGGACCACCCGGTCGTCATCGCGCCACCACCTCCGCCGATCGCTCTCGACGACGCGGCAGCGACGCCGTACGACACCGGCGTGACGACCGATGTGCTCGGCAACGACAAGCCGGGCGATCCGGCCAGCCCGCTGACGCCCGGGACGCTCTGCCTGGTCAGCGGTGACAAGTGCGGCGTGATGGTCAATGTGGTGGCCGAGGGCAAGTACGTCGCCAAACCCGACGGCCGGATCTCGTTCGAGCCGGTGCCCGGGTTCGTCGGACCAGGCAAGCCGGTCACCTACCGGATCGCCGACACCAACGGCACGACCGCGACCGCGAAGCTGACCGTCACCGTCGCACTGCCGGCGAAGCCGGTGGCGGTTGCCGACCAGGCGACCACCCTGCAGAACGTCAGCCTGGCGCTGACCCCGCTCGCCAACGACGTTCCCGCGCCGGGCGTCACGCTGGTCCCCGGCTCCCTGGTACTGCGGGATCCGGCCGACGCCGCGTTCCGGACGGCCGCCGAAGCCTTCACGAAGAAGGTGATCGTCCCGGACGAGGGCACCTACGTGGTGAAGCCCGACGGCACCGTCGACTTCCTGCCGCTGCCACAGTTCACCGGCGTCGCGACGACGCTGGGCTACCGCGTCACGGACAGCACCCGCCAGGTCGCCGAGTCGACCTTGGCCGTCACCGTGACACCGGTGACGCCGAAGGCCGCGGGGGATTCGGTCAGCACGCCGTTCGACACCCCGGTCGAGGTTGCGGTTCTCGACAACGATCTGCCGGGCACCGCGGAAGCGCCGCTCGACCCACTTACCCTCAAACTGGTCGATCCGGCCGGCGGAAAGCTCGTCGACCAGGTCACCGTGCCCCGGCAGGGGACGTACACAGTGGCCGAAGGCAAGGTCCGCTTCGGGCCGCAGCACGGCTTCCGCGGTGTCACTACCCCGCTCGTCTACCAGGTCTTGGACAAGAACGGAACTGCGGCGCGGGCCCAGCTCACGGTCTCGGTCGACGCGCCCGGACCGCCGGTGGCCAACCCTGACCGGACCACCCTGCTGCAAGGTGGCTCGGTCTTCGTGCAGGTGCTCGACAATGACAAGCCCGGTCCGACCGGCGCCACGCTCGTGCCCGGAAGCCTCCGGCTGCTGGCCCCGGACCCGGCCGCCATCTCGGCAGCCAGCGTCCCGCCGGTGGGTCAGACTCCGGCCGCGATGCCCGCCAGCCGCGTCAGCGCCGAACCCGTGACCACGGTGGTCGTCGCTGGGCAGGGCAAGTACACCGCGAAACCCGACGGCCGGGTGCTGTTCGAATCGGTCCCGGCGTTCAGCGGCAGGACCACGCCGATCACCTATCTGGTGGCCGATGGCAACGGTGCGATCGGCCGGGCGACGCTCACCCTCGAGGTCACCAAGGTGCAGCCGGACGCGACGGACGACACCGCCGGTACGGCGTACGACCGGATCGTGATCGTGGACGTGCTCGCCAACGACAAGGCCGGCGACCCCGCCGTGCCGCTGGTGCCGAGCAGTCTCAAGCTGATCGACCCGCTGACCGACAGGCCGCAGCTCACGGTGGTCGTCGACGGCGAAGGAACCTTCAAAGTAGTGGCCGACAGCAAGGTGCAGTTCGACCCGCTGCCGACGTACACCGGGGTCGCGACGGCGCTCGCCTACACGGTCTCGGACGTGAACGGGACCCTCGCTCCGGCCAAGCTGACGGTCACCGTGGCCAAGCCGCCGCCACCGGCGGCCAAACCCGACACCGCGACCACCAAGCAGGACGACCCGGTCACCCTCGACCCGCTGGTCAACGACGAGCCCGGCCAGGGCACCGGCCTGGACCCGCTCAGCGTCGTACTGATCGATCCGGCCGACGGCTCGCTCAAGAAGGTCGTCACGATAGCGGGCCAGGGCACCTATCACGTGAACCCGGACGGCACGGTCGGCTTCGATCCGCTGCCGGCCTTCACCGGTACGGCGACCACGGTGACGTACCGGGTCTCCGACTGGTTCGACCAGGCGACCCGCTCGACCATCACGGTCGGGGTGACGCCGATCGTTCCCACCGCCGAGGACGACACCGCCACCTCGCCGTACGGCGCGACGGCGACGGTCAAGGTGCTCGGCAACGACAAGCCGGGTGACCTCAGCGCGCCGCTCGTCGTCGGCAGTCTGGTGCTGAAAGATCCGGCCGACGGACTCTTCAAGACCGTGGTGACGATCAAGGACGAAGGCGTCTACACCGCGCGGGCCGGGGTGGTGGCGTTCGTGCCGGCTGCCGGCTTCAGCGGGCCGGGGACCGCGCTGACCTACCAGGTTGCCGACGACAACGGCACGACGGCGACGGCTGAGGTGTGGATCACCGTCGGGCTGCCGCCGGTCGCGCGGGCCGACAACGGCTCCACCCTGCAGAACGTCACGGTCACCGTGGACGTGCTGTCCAACGACCAGCCCGGGACCGGCGCGAAGCTCGATCCGGCTTCGGTGGTGATCGGCTTGCCCGACGTACCGGCAGCAGAAGGCATCGGCAGGGCGGCGAGATTCGGCAAGACGGCGACGGTTCCGGGGCAGGGCAAGTACACGGTGCAGAAGAACGGCTCGATCCAGTTGGACCCGGTCCCGGCCTTCAGCGGTCGAGGGCGGCTGATCCAGTACCAGGTGACCGACTCGCAGGGAAACACCGCGTCGTCGACCCTCGGCATCGCGGTCACCGGGGTGCAGCCGTTCACCGTCGACGACTCGGCGATCACCCCGTTCAACCGGCCGATCACGCTGAACGTGCTGACCAACGACAAGCCCGGCGATCCAAGTGCTCCGCTGGTGCCCACGAGCCTGCTGCTGCAGGACCCGGCCGACGCGACGAAGTACCAGCAGACGGTGACGCAGCCTGGGGAAGGCACTTACACGGCCAAGCCGGACGGTTCCGTCACGTTCGTGCCGGTCAAGGACTACCAGGGCATGACGACGCCGGCGACGTACCGGATCAGCGACGCCAACGGCACGCCGGCCGACGGATTGCTCTTCCTCACGGTCGGCAAGGGGCCGGAGGCGAAGCCCGACACCAGCACCACGCGACAGAACGTGAACGCGCTGGTCGAGCCGCTCGCCAACGACCGGCCCGGCACGGACGCCGAACTGGAGAAGACCTCGGTCGAGCTCTACGACGGCAAAGCGTGGGGGAAGACCGCGACGGTCGCCGGACAGGGCACCTACAAGGTCGACGCGGTGACGGGCAAGCTCACCTTCGATCCGGTGCCGACCTTCAGCGGACCGAGTTCGATCGCCTACCGGGTGACGGACACGGCGAACAACAAGGCGACCTCGACAGTGACGGTGACGGTCACCGCGATCGTTCCGGATGCCGCGGACGACGCGGCCACGACCGCTTTCGACACCCCGGCCACCGTCCCTGTGCTGGCGAACGACAAGCCGGGTGACGCGAGCTCGCCGCTGGATGCGGCCAGCGTCCGGCTGATCGACTTCGCGACCGGTGATCCGGTGGCGAGCCTGCTGGTCGCGGGCCAGGGCACCTATACGGTGCAGCCCGACGGCGCGATCCGGCTGCAGCCCTGGGGCGGCTGGACAGGTCCGGCGACACCGGTGACCTATCAGGTCAGCGACACGAACGGCAGCGCCGGTACGGCGACCTTGGTGGTGACCGTCGGCGCGAAGCCGGTCGCGCTACCGGATGTGACCGAGACCAAGCAACAGGTCGCGGTCACCTTCGACCCGCTGACCAACGACAAGCCCGGTGCCGGTGCGACGCTCGACCCGGCGACGTTGCTGCTGGTGAACGCTTCGGGTGACTTGGTCGACCGGGTGTCGGTGCAGGGGCAGGGCAGCTATGCCGTTGCCAACGGCAAGATCACCTTCACCCCGGTGACTGCCTTCGTGGGCAGCACGCGGCCGACGGCGTACGAGGTGAAGGACAGCAACCGGAACCCGGCCCGCTCGACGGTCTCGGTGACCGTGTTGCCGGTCCGGCCCGTCGCGGTGAACGACAGCGCGAGTACGCCGTACGGGCAGGGCGTGGTGGTGGCGGTGCTCGGCAACGACAAGGCAGGTGATCCGTCGGCGCCTCTGGTGACCGAGTCGGTCGTGCTGCGCGACCCGGCGGACGGCAAGGACAAGACTTCGGTGACGGTCGCGGAGGAGGGCAGTTTCGTGGCCCGGCCGGACGGCACCGTCGGATACACCCCGGTGAAGGGCTTCACCGGTACCACCAGATCGATCACCTATCGGGTGACCGATGCGAACGGGACGTCGGACACGGCTCGCCTGGAGATCACCGTCGGTGCTCCCAGCGGGGCGAAGGCCATCCCGGACAGCGGTACCGGAAGTCTCGGCAACCCGGTGGTCGTCAACCCGCTCCTGAACGACGTCGCGACCCGCGGCGCGGCCTGGGACCCGGGCAGTGTCTGCCTGGTGACCGGGCCGGCCACCTGTGGGAAGCAGGTGACCGTACCGAACGTCGGCGGGTGGACGGTCGGTACCGACGGGTCGGTCAGGTTCGTTCCGGAGCGGGGCTTCACCGGTACGGCGAAGCAGCCGTACCGGGTCACTGACACCGAGGGCGTGACAGTGGACTCGCAGGTGAGGGTGACCGTCGGGGCTCAGCCGGCCGCGCAGACCAGTGTCAGGAGAGCGGCCGGTGGACTGCCGGACACCGGTGGGCCGTCGGTCCTGCTGCTGACCCTGGCCGGGCTGCTGGTCGGTCTGGGCGTGACGCTGATGCGGATAGCTCGCCGGGGCCGCCAATAG